The region TCGGTGAGCTCTCTTCAGTCGACTCAAAGCTGATTAAGCACTtataaaggaaacccaagcaatattagggcccgaaaatcggattttgtaagtcaatctatttagtcatttctatgcatgattagttcaaataacattattacaatgtaaagcaacgtccattatgcaaaaatatgacgtagttttgatgtgagaactcgtggccggagtttttgtaggctcgtgaaactaaggggatcatcgtacagcacgattttgcacttttgtgtatgaagtatgaagttattatgcaaatgtgctaaacaatgttagtaaatgtcactaccataaagattttagcctttttttatttctatttttttggccctgatattgctttggttgcctttaagagtaGCCGTAAGGAACCAATTACAGAGGAGGAGGATGGAGGAGGATGGATATCTAGATCAGCTGGTTTCTGACACGCTTCAAATTGACCACTTGCAGAGAAACCTGCCTCCATAGCATTCCTTTGGCCGTTTTCAGTAGTGAAACAATTCTGGTCGTGGAATGGTATGCCTGCTTGTAATGACTCAGGATAATTGTAAAATCTTTGTTCTCCCTACAGCTCTCCTAAAGCTTAAGAAAAGAGTTCGTTTCAACCCGTACACCCGCCCTGCCTGCCTACCCCAGGCTTCCACAGTTCTTCCAGCGGGGACGGTCTGCAGCATCACCGGCTGGGGGACAACAGCAGAAGGTATGTGAACGCTTCTTCCGCAAGACAGAAAAATTCAAAGCAGATTTCTCAACACTGCTATTTCCATTCCGATGAGAgagtaatgttgaaaatttaTGATAACATACATTGAAGAAGGTCTACGACTTTCTTAACTGGGTTAACTATTCGGATCATTCTATTTTTTTCGTCAGAcgagacaagaaaacacaactTTCCTTTATTGGCTTTCGATCAATTTCTCTGGTCATCGGTCCAGATAATACAACAAGAGACTTCCATTTAACGGTGAAATGGTAAGGAACGAGTTAGGTTCAGCatatattttgtaacttccaCATCCGTCAATACTTCGACTAATCTTTCATTGTTCCCTGCAGGCGGTTCTCTCCCTAATCAACTCCAGGAAGCTGACGTACCCATACTGAGTGACGCGCAGTGCTCTGGTGCATATGCTCCGTTCGTGGACTTGACCTCGGAGGTCTGTGCTGGATACTTGGCGGGAGGAATCGACTCTTGTCAGGTAACGCGCTCCTACTACCCGTTTCCACAAGCCAAGTGTTCTTCACGGTTAGGCTATGTTGATTCGATTAACGTTaaatggatggcatcctctgggaacctaAAAACTGATGCGACCgtgcaaaaaaagtttggccaaaaaaatgtttgtctTCATCATGAACTCGAAGTGGTCAGGATGGTCGAACACATAACTTATGAAAACACAAGTCTTAGAGTCCGGTATACCGAACACTAGGTTCTTCATTttggttctttcacatcttcttctttgactttggctttctacgacattagtatccgtatTCCGATATCATTTTGCAATTTTACggcattgttttctcatttagtagctgctttgtacaatcaaaagtatggtcgaaaacctttttgtggaaacggacgaaaatcggTCGATGCGTgcgcgaatgtcatccatacatcgaatcaacatggcctttgaTGACTACCGCACAAACAACGAGCCATCACTGGTGCCATCCCTCACGGTGATGTCTTTATATAATACAGCTGTGAGCCATACGCTAATGAGCCAAGTTTAGCTTCTGACATGCGGATGAGGGAGAAAGATGCAGAGGGCTTATGAGCACGCTGTACGTTCAGACGGTAATGATTCTTGTCTAAGCAACAGGCGTTGATTTAATATCCTTCAAAATACAAGTGATCCATCTTACACATGGTGCCGGAAAGCAATGGGGAGCAGCATTGAAACTACAAAAGTTGATAACAGACTTTCTGAAATGAAGTAAGAATGCAAAGTCTCTATCGAAGTTGATACCATTTCATGTTTATGGAATCAAGATGGGAAATTTGCAATGTAGTAGGGTGTGTTCAGTCAACTTTATGGACACGTGCTCTTCACAGACTTCAGAAAAAGCAGCggttctttgggggggggggggggttaaaggTTGAAACCCCTCAAGAAAAAGACGCATAATGGTTAGTGTATATGATGATGGCTGCTTCTTCGCTTCCGAAGATCACCGGGAAGGTTGTCCACCTCTGCAGGCTCTTCTGtggctgctacatgtatatgtatacatagcAATGAAGCGGGTACAGGTAAGGGTGACGCAATGAGATTGATGATAGTTTCCCTGCTTGTTGGTTATTGCGAGCTCCCTTAAATTGACCGAAAACGCCTATTCAACATTATAGACGTGATCCCAAATATGATGCTTGGATGGTAACTGCACGGTGTAGAGTTAACATAGAAATGTGCTGATCTGTCCGCAGGGCGATAGCGGCGGCCCGCTTGTTTGCCAGTCGGCGGGTGGACAGTACTTTCTGCACGGCCTGACGAGCTGGGGAGAAGGCTGTGCCCGGCCCGGCAAGCCCGGCGTCTACGCACGGGTCACTGCTGTTGCAGACTGGATCAGGAACACTATTCGTAACAATTAACAACCTATAATCTCGGTCCGAATCTCTCCCAGCGTAAATAAAGGTTATGTTCATCATCCATGCGTGTGTGTTTCAGTGATGGCTGGGTGGAGAGGAGGGGAGGAGACCAGTTTTTACTAAATTCTTCTCTGAATGTTCATGTCTGCGGAATGATGATGTAGGTACGCCAGACAGGAATTGTTCTTCCAAGTAACTTCGGAAGGGTTTACAGGGTGGCTGCCACCCAGGCTCGTATGTCCACTTTCTGTGCTGTATGATGGTGTACCAATGAGCCAACACGGACGGGAGATTCgaatacgcatgtgcagtgtcaaaagtgaaggcccctgagacgtaatgTAAGGGATGTACGTACTCAGTATCATTTGTAGTTTTCAGCCACCTTTAAAATGTGGCCATATGGACAACTTACCAACAAGCAGCCTcaacctcatgacctcaatgaaaagtctgcgtgccgatttgagcttatcatgaataaacaaagttcaaacaagcaaacaaacaaccatgTCGTCCAAGTCAACTGAACACTACGAGTACAAACGTACTTGGGTCATTATATCAAGCCCCCTCAGTTATaagaccgtacagcgaccaaaattggatttgtctaACTCCTGGTTTCATGATTGGAacatgatgcaagatgtaaaagtatgaattAAATGACAAAGAGAAACGTTACAAAATTGTTCTAtgtccatgaaattcgttgagcgatctgtgaaATCCTTGGTTGCTTAGcggtcgcagcgcggtcgccGCAAGACATCACATGGAAACTACGCCTGGAAAGGGGGCATAGAAAGTAAATTGACCTTAACGCTCTAAACCGCTCATTTTACAGCGCAGGACAGACGGCTGATTACAGTAGTCGCCCTTCATGCCGATTACTATATACGCTTCATGGTGCCTCTGATGAGTCTGAAGACGAGAGATGAGGGATCTAACCCGGTGAAAGGAGATAGCTGTGTGTAATCGGGGCTGTCAGTGCGTAAGACAGCATGTATATTTGATTTGTGAAAGGATAATAGAATATAATAGTAGCGCAACATGAATGAATTGATAGAAAGAAATACAGTGTACCTATTTTATCCGTATGGTCTTTTTTActcttttcctttgttttgtcaAGTCTCATCTCCTCATGTGCGAGGAAGTAGGACGGTCGTGTTCACAATACAAATTTCAAAGTTCATCCCCATGCATACGGCCATAATACCATCCCCATGCATACGGCCATAATACCATCCCCATGCATACGGCCATAATACCATCCCCATGCATACGGCCATAATACCATCCCCATGCATACGGCCATAATACCATCCCCATGCATACGGCCATACCGGCCTACTCGCTGATGCATTGGAGAAGGAAATGGAAGACAGGCAATTCTGGGCTGacagagtggttcgagtggcAGAGAAAGACTGTCACTCGACGTAAGTAAAGTAAGTCAATCCCCATGCATTGTCGAGAAAACATTGAGGACATCGTCGTTGAGGAATAGAATTTCCTTGTCCGTAACTATATGTATACCAagtagtaacgttaacgttatgcATGCAAAAGACATGAATATCTATCATATCCGCGTGGACTTTCCCTTTATCTCTAtaattttctgtgttttgtcgAGTCTTTTCAGACAGGGAGTAGACAGCTGGTTGGGTCTacaatacaaaagtttacaTCCTTGTGTCTTCTCCATTGTTGAGAAAACCATAGTCGTGATTCAAGAACATAATTTCACCGTCGGCAACCGCAAAGGTTACGTTCAACGTTCATTGAAAAGCGCGTGGCCCGCATGAGCTGAAAACACCAGAATGTTCTGAAAGCAACTGTGCATGTGAACTGAATTGTTGTTCTGATGTGCACTTACGATACTAATTGGAAAGCTCTTTTCAGGCTACCGTCTTCCCCCCAGGGTTTCCCGTCCTCCGCTTCCAATCTCAATTCTTTTCAATTATCTGCCACGTGCCCAGGCGATTTGCACGGAACCGGCGGTCCAAGTAATCTTCCCTCTTGTACGGtgcttagcctccgttgcagataCCTCCTTTTCTTTTTAGTTACCATTTTATTACTACATTTCTGTCTTGTTACAGGCTGTGGCCCGTGATAAGAATGAATGTAATATGAAAACGGGAACTTCAAAGAAAACCACCGGAGGGAGTTAGCAACGGAGGCTATACGGTATTCCTATTGAGAAGGCCATCTTTACAGTATCAGTCAATAGAAGGGCCCGGAGTCAAGTTTTAATTGGTAATTTCCAAGAGCGTATGTGGCGGAAGCATATCTTTCATCTTTTATTGAATCTTTTTGACTGTTCCAGCCATCTTCTTGATTGGCTGCAGTACGACGAAGACGGCCATGGAGATGCTCTGGAGATGAGCAaagcaacaaatgaaaattTTGCATTTTCGAGTCCTTTGTCTTTTGTTCAGAAGACACAAGATTACGAGTCCCaacagattgattttttttcgacATGTACCTCTTATATGACTATGTTATATTAATTCACTGGTAATCATGACTACATGTAACTGTCTATCAGACAACGGTAAAGTGGTTTTACTTGACAGTCCCGGAGGCTTGATCcaaatatctatatctatatatgtgtTTTTGAGAATATGGTAAACtcagtttgttaggctagactgTGTGAGGATaaaaattatgtatttgctcgcaaatgttacctttcttgtCTGTTTCGTCTTTTTATATCAACTGTGTCGGGCTTTGGACTGACTGGATGTATTCAACCTAATATGGACGTCATATGCCACTGCGCTATATTCATTAAACAGGCCGTTTGGTTGACGAAAACCGATCCGGACATTGCTCAGCCTGTACATGTCTAGGCTGACCCAATGTAATGAATtgttttcattgtcaataaatataaatacaaattgCTCACGATTTGATACGTATTATTAATTTCCTTAAATAAACACCAATGtgtctatttgtctgtttgcttgtgtttCCGCAGTTATTTCCACACCATTGCCATTTTAGAGGAAAACAGAGTCTTaactgaagaaaacaatttcgcaagaaaacgaaatagatTAGATTTCTTAAATGAGTACCGCAACGAGGCTGACATTCGTACAAAATCAAACAGACAACCAGCAACAATCAATTTACCCCGATACCACATTTAATCATAGGAAGGCAGATTGGTATAACCACTCTCCGTTCGGGGTACATTTTTCTTGctgtcccacatacacacagtcTAGAGAAAATCTATCAAATTAAATGTGCATGTACAAGGTAGGTGCAATTTTCAAACGATCAATTAGAACCTTCTGTTTCACGGAAGATTTTAGTATCACGAAAAACACTCGTAAATCCGTGTGCACTGTGCAGATATTGGGTACAGTCTTCTAAAAGTGTGAGAAAAAACGTAAAATATGAGAAACGTATAATTACCAATACTTCACCGCATTCAAATCTAGTCTGGCAAACTGAATCACATCATACCACAAGACATACATCTATATCCTCAGTCAATGATCATTGGCAATTCCCGGCATAcgggtacagatacagatacaggataCCCTGGCGAAACTAAAAATCAACTTTTGCCCAGGCAAATGTTTACCGTTACACAGTGTATCCATAACACTACCATCATGAACAATATTCCCAATACACAAGATAATCACTTCGATAGAAGGACTATCAAAACATGTTGCACATGACATTCCAGGTAATCAGGATATTAAAATACCAGTAAGGTAATGACTGCAATACTACAATTGTCAAAGTAGACATAATACACCGACAGTATTTCCTGTACGTAAACCTACTGATCTGTGATAATCCTGATGAGCGAACTACATTTTGCTCTGAAGCGAAATATAAGTACAACGATTGTCATGGACGTGGGGAACTAACAGACATCATCTTCCCGGAGGTCCAGCCGGTAAAGTCAGATGTTATGCGATATGATAAGATGCACAGCACCCTGGAAGCTTAAATGGATGATGTTAAATATGGATGTTAACAGTTTATCCATACGTCGCCCTCATTCACGTTACATGTACGACCAGTGGCCCTACACGCTGGTAGTCTTGAGTTCTGGTACATTCGTATTCCTTGTTTGCCTTTCCTGCGGGCTGATTGGTGCCAAAGCACTGGAAGTAGCCGGAGGAAAGACACAGACTCTCCGGGCAGAAGCCGTGTTCGGGCTTCTTGGCTGTCCTCTGTCCGAACGCTTCCACAGTCGCCCCAGGGACACCCTGTTCAGCAGGCTGTAGACATGTTTCATGACGTTCTCGTTGGCGAAGACGTACACCGCGGTGCTGATGACGCTGTTGCTCATGGCCAGCCCGTCCAGGACGTACAGGATGGCCGTGCTGTGGCTCACGTGCGAGATCAGGTCGTACGAAAAGTCCCGGATGATGGTGAAGGAGTAGAGCGGACCCCAGCACACGATGAACGCGGCGACGAGGACGATGAGCCGGACCGTTCTGCGGCGCGACCTGCGGCGGGACCTGTCCTGGGACTCGTTGCGGTGGCCCGGGAAGCGGCGGTTGCAGACGCGGTACCCGATGTAGGCGTAGCAGGCGCACATGAGGCAGACTGGCAGGACGTACTCCGCCACAAACAGGACGACGGTTAGGCCTTGGTACAGCGGGCGGTGCCAGACGGGGAAGCTGACTCCGCAGAAGATGTCGCCGTTGAGAAACTCTGCCGTCTTGGAGAACACGGCGGAGGGGATGGCGAGCAGGATGGCGGAGATCCACACAGCGGAGAAGATCGGAAACAGACGCCGTCTTGTCGCGCGCATGATGCCAGACTGTCTGACCACCATGAATCTagcaaaaggaaaaaaaaaaggcgTCAATATGCAAAACGAAAATGATTATCCTTATTATCATAGAAAATACGCATACCAACAGTGGGTAGTTGGGTGGACCAAGAAGccatgagttcgaatcccggctgtgcaCGTGCACGATCTGGAATAGGTttcagtccttaggatgggacgatAAGCCGTGgtcaactgttcattgtgcttgtcgaaaagagctaggggattCCCTAGTACAAtggacctgtaaatactgttcatagcgtctgtcttctctgtcatgatcaGTAGAAGATGAGACCTTCTGTAAGCTAGAGATCACCATCACTATCATTAACAGCCGGCGTAAATTTCGGCAACAACACGAAATAATGGGTGTTATGAAAAACAGGAGATGGGCGGAgaaataaacagaatagttccgCGTACAGATGCATCATACTGCCAGTACAGAACGTCAGGCATGAAGTGCGACGTGTACAATGTTCAAGTCTGTTAAATCCACTCTGCGTGTTTCAATCTAGCTAGTCCGGCCCAGGAATCTAATCTTCTCTAAAATTGCTGTCACGGACGGTTTAGAAAACCCATCTTAACTAGATTAAGCATTGAGCATTCTTTGAAACGTTTAGAGTCAGTTTCAGACATTAAAACGTCGCTCAAAGCAGTGAATGGCGCACTGATAGAAACACATAAATGCCATTCATGTCGTCTCGTCTTTAATAAGATCCAGCGGCGTCACTTTCGGAGCAAATCACTAACGCATCCCTATGTCGGAAACCCTACTTGTGTGTTTAGACGACATGACTCCTAAGGTCTAGCTGAACTACTGGTAATTGCTGGAGTTATGCAGACAGTTGAAATCTTCTAGATATTTTAGATGATTGCATGTTCACGAAACGGCGTCCCTTTCACCGTTATGACGTCAGTTTTAAGTGGaagaaatattaaaaggcaAGATGCTCCCTCTCGAATCCTACACTGTTTGTACCATTGGGTTGGGCATGTTTGCTTTTTTGATTAAGCGTTTATGGGAAAAGCTTGTTTTGATTTTACCTACATTGTGTTTATTTCTGTCACCGCCGCTTAACCGTTAGCTAAGATTTTCTGGAAGCTTCCTTGAATATGTAAAGCTGCCGGAAAAAATCGGATTCAGCAaatgcgcgcgcgcgtgtgtgtgtgtgtgtgtgtgtgtgtgtgtgtgtgtgtgtgtgtgtgtgtgtgtgtgtgtgtgtgtgtgtgtgt is a window of Branchiostoma lanceolatum isolate klBraLanc5 chromosome 8, klBraLanc5.hap2, whole genome shotgun sequence DNA encoding:
- the LOC136440621 gene encoding prokineticin receptor 2-like; the encoded protein is MDEHILAMLGANLTEGLISSGGCALGNASSGGLGCVNLTLTSLCPQCFPAYEEENVSVITRWVLGALYLVIMLVCGVGNALLLAVLASFREARTTTNLLIGNLALSDWLVAVFRLPFAFDYYVVRSRSWQFGDLMCGAVNYLNSVSLYVSTHALLVISVDRFCILTPFFFPFARFMVVRQSGIMRATRRRLFPIFSAVWISAILLAIPSAVFSKTAEFLNGDIFCGVSFPVWHRPLYQGLTVVLFVAEYVLPVCLMCACYAYIGYRVCNRRFPGHRNESQDRSRRRSRRRTVRLIVLVAAFIVCWGPLYSFTIIRDFSYDLISHVSHSTAILYVLDGLAMSNSVISTAVYVFANENVMKHVYSLLNRVSLGRLWKRSDRGQPRSPNTASARRVCVFPPATSSALAPISPQERQTRNTNVPELKTTSV
- the LOC136440894 gene encoding trypsin-2-like isoform X1; amino-acid sequence: MSSSVALTVLCSIAITVPRPVDAASAERRIRCGVPGVPRTSDDRIVGGSDAEHGAWPWQVSLRALPYGIFHFCGGALIHRQWVVTAAHCVSDGSKPYVTLGDSRLSGDDGTERTIRTRRVFIHPSYGFGYDVALLKLKKRVRFNPYTRPACLPQASTVLPAGTVCSITGWGTTAEGGSLPNQLQEADVPILSDAQCSGAYAPFVDLTSEVCAGYLAGGIDSCQGDSGGPLVCQSAGGQYFLHGLTSWGEGCARPGKPGVYARVTAVADWIRNTIRNN